The DNA region CATAATAATCggtataataattaataaaaatatagcataaaatgtataaaaacttttcttGCTTGGATAACTTTAATATAAAtgtcaatttattttttttttcttatcttgcttagattttttttgtttagttttctttGTATACAGACAACTTGCTAAAAACATTGAGAAACATGCAATTTctttgtaaaataatttactcAAAGTTCATGAATAAAGATGTATGTAAAtgtacaaatgtatatataattggTATACAGTCAAATTGTCGACGCACAATGACAACATTTGATAGGATCATTAGCAAAAGTTTATTTCAGGATCTGCTCAATTTCAAATTCAAGGATATACGAATTATACGaggtatttatatatacatttgcgAATAGCAATGCTGGTGTATGTGTGATCTGTTAGTGTTGCTCGACTTAACATTTAAAAACCAtaagaaaaaattatatatgtatatatgcttGAATTAAAATTACTAAAATTGACGAAgtgtgtttttattattcGTTTTTTTGTACTGCTACAATTAAGATGTTGTTGATTTTGCTATTGCAGTTATTACTTGTCGTTGTTCAGTAAGTTAGTTAATTGTTTGTAGTTCTTTATACTTTATCCTGGAATCAACGTATGAGCATGCAGAATGCCGCAATGCGCTCGCGGTGCAACTAAAACAAGCCTCAAAACTGGATTGTTTCGACATTACGTTACGTTTTGGTCAAGAAAGTGCAGCGGAAATGCAAGtaaagcaaataaaagaaCGATCTAACGAGTGAGACCGGGGGTGCTGCAGTGGTTGCACCGGAATGATAATATCCCGGATCCGCTGCGCTGACTTTTTGGACCCCGGCCTTCAGATCTGAAGAGCTTTTGGTTGTTGTGCTCTTTTCGTATTGTAGTTGTTTTTTACAAGGATTTGCCTTAAAATAATACTATCAAAAATAGTACCATAGTTAAATGTTACGttttatgtataaatatataacatttgtatatatttgatataaatatatatggtaGGTATATTGACGTATGGTGCATACGAAAACATATGCATTGCAAAGAACGTGAATATTATCCCGTTGCCGGAATAATAATATgtatctaaaaatatatttatatgctatatataaggtatatatatatttaaatagacATTGAATCAAAGCTTTGATTACGCATTtcgtgtgttttgtttttttttgtttgttgtcgtTTCTGTTCTGGTTGGTTGTTGTTTAGTGTTTTgtttaacaaaacaaaaaggagaACCTATTTAAATAACTATTTTATGGGAGCGCTGGGGAAAAAGGGGGTGTGGGTGGGGCTGTGTTTGTGTGGTGtgggtgtttgtgtgtttcaACAGATTTTGGTTTCAGTTGGTTCAAACAATAACAGTTTagttaacaattaaaaaaggCACAAGTTGCAATTGCgcaaaaggccaaaaacaCTGGCATTTCACACAGTTTCACATAATTGGCACATGCTCCTCTTGTGTTTCatgtttctttgtttgttgttatAATCTGGGATTGCTGTTCTTCtggttgtttgtttgctgccCTTGCGTTTGAGGTATTTGTCATCTTTGGAAAGTCTGTTGAAGGCAACCAGGTTGTTGTtcttgtggttgttgttgtttgttgttggtCCGGTCTGGTGGTCGCATATAAAAGGCAGGATAGTAGCATTATATATGCCTCGACTTGAACGTCACGTCTACTTTTCTCATCGCTCCTTCTCACTCTTTTAACAACACATCTTTTTTTACACACGCTTCGTcagttttatgtttaaatgcTACTCAACTAATAATTggtaattaaatgttttgtttaaatGAACTCTCGTTTAAAAGGTAcgctttaaaattttaaacatcAAATATATGCCTTTAAAATTATACGTAAGtttatatataataagatagatataaatgtgtatataaaaattGCGATTTTGCTTGTTATATTAAATGATGAAAATTGTCTGTcaaaatacacattttttcaatataaaatgaacgattaaaatttatatgttAGCATTAAAGaaatgtttcttgttttctttttcaaatctacaatttttaaaagttttcttgtttttagcGACGTTGcttttgtagttgttgttcttgttctttcttgttgttgtttttgatgttgttgttcttTGACATCATATACCAACTTGatttatatgcaaatgtgCATAAATATAATGCATGCGGTATATaagcatatataaatatatacgtTACTATATATCGAAATGCACCtaaacttttttgtttttgtttttctctcaGTTTTGTTTGAATGGGAAACACAACAACGTGGAAATTTGGATCAGATCAGGTCTATGGCAAAAATTAGAAGGATTATATGTTCtgcggttgttgttgtttgctttgtttgcttgATTATTTCTTTCTGATTTTTTGCTGGTCAGCTTTATGTGGCTGAGCTCTACTTAGAACTGCTGAtagttgttgctattgttcTTGTTTTGATGGTAATTACTCGACGTGTTGTTATTGTAATAATTGCTTTGAGCACTactttgttgtttgttgtatTTACCATAACCGTAGTCATATCCATTATAGTATCCGCCGGCATAGTAGTCGCCATAACCACCGGCACCATATCCGCCGTAGCCGCCGCCATAGCCGCCGTAGGATCCCTGTCCGTCCCACTGGTTGTTGTAGCCTAGATGATGGAGTAATAGGCAGTTTAGAGACGATTTCCATTTGAAGCGAGAAGCACTGTTTTGTCAGCAGCTGTACTAACCACCACGTCCTCCGTAGCCACCGCGTCCGCCGCGCATACCACCGCGTGGGCCTCCACGCATACCGCCCATCATCTGGTTCTCTGGCTTGGGCGTTGCACGCTTAACATCGACCTCCTTGCCGGCGATCTTCTGCTTGGGCGTCTTCAGCAGGTCCGTCACCACTTGCTCCGAATCGAAGGTGATGAAGCAGAATCCCTTACGCTGCGACTTTTGCTTGTCGAATGGCATCTCAACCTCGACGATCTTTAAACAAGAAGAATTTAGGTAAGTCATCACACATACTACTCATGCCAATAGTAGACTGCTTGAGGGTTACTTACGTTGCCAAACTGTCCAAAGTAGGTCTTAATCTCCTCATCGGTGATCTCTGTGGTGAGGCCACCGACAAAGATCTTACCGTGCCTGGCCTTAGCCTTCTTGGGATCGACCTTCTTGCTGTTGATTACGTGCTCATCGACGGCGCTGACCTTGTCAATAGCCTCGGTGTTTGTGAACACGATGAAGGCGAATCCTCGGGAGCGACCGGTCTGGGGATCTGTCTTGACATTGATGCTCTCGATCTCGCCATACTTGCCGAAGTGATCGCGCAGTTCCTCTGGAAAAATAGGAAACCATTTGTTAACATCAGTTCAAATACTTAGTTTTAGTTGTATACTTACTTTCAGTCGTTTCCCAGCTCAGACCACCGACAAACAGTTTTCTGTGAAAGTTTAAAGATAAATTGGTTAGTTTGATGTTAtcttaaaacattttaaggTCGATTGAGGCAATATTTGGCGGGAAAAAAGGTATATATCTGGGGAAATCAGGCACGAAAATAGGTTGTGTTTGATGCGCGAGGCAAATACTTTcttaatttactttaaatttttCATCTCTTACTGATTTTCGTAATGGCTGCAAAAGAATTGATGACAGAGCAAGAATacaaaacgaataaaaaaaactcACCAAATTTGAAGTGAAAAATTGCTTTAGTTACTGTATTGCAATCAAAGAATGGATCGGATAGTGTCAAAAAACTTGCAAAC from Drosophila santomea strain STO CAGO 1482 chromosome 3R, Prin_Dsan_1.1, whole genome shotgun sequence includes:
- the LOC120454598 gene encoding RNA-binding protein squid isoform X1; this encodes MAENKQVDTEMNGEDFTKDVTADGPGSENGDAGAAGSTNGSSDNQSGASGQRDDDRKLFVGGLSWETTEKELRDHFGKYGEIESINVKTDPQTGRSRGFAFIVFTNTEAIDKVSAVDEHVINSKKVDPKKAKARHGKIFVGGLTTEITDEEIKTYFGQFGNIVEVEMPFDKQKSQRKGFCFITFDSEQVVTDLLKTPKQKIAGKEVDVKRATPKPENQMMGGMRGGPRGGMRGGRGGYGGRGGYNNQWDGQGSYGGYGGGYGGYGAGGYGDYYAGGYYNGYDYGYDGYGYGGGFEGNGYGGGGGGNMGGGRGGPRGGGGPKGGGGGFNGGKQRGGGGRQQRHQPY
- the LOC120454598 gene encoding RNA-binding protein squid isoform X2, with the translated sequence MAENKQVDTEMNGEDFTKDVTADGPGSENGDAGAAGSTNGSSDNQSGASGQRDDDRKLFVGGLSWETTEKELRDHFGKYGEIESINVKTDPQTGRSRGFAFIVFTNTEAIDKVSAVDEHVINSKKVDPKKAKARHGKIFVGGLTTEITDEEIKTYFGQFGNIVEVEMPFDKQKSQRKGFCFITFDSEQVVTDLLKTPKQKIAGKEVDVKRATPKPENQMMGGMRGGPRGGMRGGRGGYGGRGGYNNQWDGQGSYGGYGGGYGGYGAGGYGDYYAGGYYNGYDYGYGGGGGFNGGKQRGGGGRQQRHQPY